One segment of Alistipes finegoldii DSM 17242 DNA contains the following:
- a CDS encoding potassium/proton antiporter has product MIDISGENVVLVGALLLFVAVIAGKVAYRFGAPALLLFLGVGMLFGLNFISFRSVEMTQFVGMIALCIILFTGGMDTKFSEIKPIIGPGVVLATAGVVMTAFILASFVWLVAPWLGVEMPFVLALLLASTMSSTDSASVFSILRSKKQGLKQNLRPLLELESGSNDPMAYMMTILLISVVSHSSGSVGMGMSVVFFVVQMIVGALSGYLIGRLAVWTINRINLANHSLYSVLLLAFIFFSFAFTDLIKGNGYLAVYLSGLVVGNYKLQQKRPLTVFFDGFTWLMQIVMFLTLGLFVNSDELLEPRVLILGGLVGAFMILVARPLTVFICMAPFRKFTTKARLYVSWVGLRGAVPILFAIYPLMAHVENAGLLFNVVFLGTIISLLVQGTTVSGMANLLGLAYEERESAFSVDMHQDMKSALTEVEVNETMLESGHMLKDITLPENTLVMMVCRNGEYFVPQGKTELLLGDKLLVISDRSEELATTYKDMGIDDVMKLG; this is encoded by the coding sequence ATGATAGACATCAGTGGTGAAAATGTAGTATTGGTAGGTGCGTTGCTGCTCTTCGTGGCGGTGATAGCGGGTAAGGTCGCGTATCGTTTCGGCGCCCCCGCATTGTTGCTGTTCCTCGGAGTCGGCATGTTGTTCGGCTTGAATTTCATCTCGTTCCGTTCGGTCGAGATGACCCAGTTCGTCGGTATGATCGCTTTGTGCATCATCCTCTTCACGGGAGGTATGGACACGAAGTTCTCGGAGATAAAACCCATCATCGGACCCGGCGTCGTGCTGGCCACGGCGGGGGTGGTCATGACGGCGTTCATACTGGCCTCGTTCGTGTGGCTGGTGGCTCCGTGGCTGGGTGTCGAGATGCCGTTCGTACTGGCGCTGCTGCTCGCCTCCACGATGTCCTCGACCGACTCGGCGTCGGTTTTCTCGATCCTGCGAAGCAAGAAGCAGGGGTTGAAGCAGAACCTGCGGCCCCTGCTGGAGCTGGAGAGCGGCTCGAACGACCCGATGGCCTATATGATGACCATTCTGCTCATCAGCGTGGTGTCGCACAGTTCTGGCAGCGTGGGGATGGGCATGAGCGTGGTGTTCTTCGTCGTGCAGATGATCGTCGGCGCCCTGTCGGGGTACCTGATCGGCCGTCTGGCCGTTTGGACGATCAACCGCATCAACCTCGCCAACCATTCGCTCTACTCGGTGCTGCTGCTGGCGTTCATCTTTTTCTCGTTCGCCTTCACCGACCTGATCAAGGGCAACGGCTATCTGGCCGTCTACCTTTCGGGTCTGGTCGTCGGAAACTACAAGTTGCAGCAGAAACGTCCGCTGACGGTCTTCTTCGACGGTTTTACGTGGCTCATGCAGATCGTGATGTTCCTCACGCTGGGTCTGTTCGTCAACAGCGACGAACTGCTCGAACCCCGTGTGCTGATTCTGGGCGGACTGGTGGGGGCGTTCATGATTCTGGTGGCGCGCCCGCTGACGGTCTTCATCTGCATGGCCCCGTTCCGCAAATTCACCACCAAGGCGCGGCTCTACGTGTCGTGGGTGGGACTGCGCGGCGCCGTGCCGATTCTCTTCGCCATCTATCCCCTGATGGCGCATGTGGAGAACGCGGGACTGCTGTTCAACGTCGTATTCCTCGGCACGATCATTTCGCTGCTGGTGCAGGGCACCACCGTGAGCGGTATGGCCAACCTGCTGGGGCTGGCTTACGAAGAGCGCGAATCGGCCTTCAGCGTCGATATGCATCAGGATATGAAGTCGGCCCTTACGGAAGTGGAGGTCAATGAGACGATGCTCGAAAGCGGGCACATGCTCAAGGACATCACGCTGCCGGAAAATACGCTGGTGATGATGGTCTGCCGCAACGGCGAGTATTTCGTGCCGCAGGGCAAGACCGAACTGCTGCTGGGCGACAAACTGCTGGTCATTTCGGACCGCAGCGAGGAGCTTGCGACCACTTATAAGGATATGGGTATCGACGACGTGATGAAGCTGGGATAG
- a CDS encoding family 20 glycosylhydrolase, whose protein sequence is MKHFAYLLPVCCLLFAACRKDSPATEIIPTPRSVKAGQGTFDLGGGIRIAPADPLLRPAADYLAQLLREEDVAAAQDAGNANLSLELDPRLPQQGYTLKITPARIELRGGSCEGVVSAAASLRQLLWSGKGSLPALEIDDAPRFAWRGFMLDVARHFFTKEEVMSLTDRLACYKFNRLHLHLTDDQGWRIEIKRYPLLTRRGAWRTPNKHDSVCLRRAADERDPKFLLPAKNIRREQGEIRYGGYYTQDDIREIVAYAAQRGIEVIPEIDLPGHSLAAIGCYPQLACDGRGGWGKHFSTPLCIGRDSTIAFCKNVLTELFDLFPSQYVHIGGDEVERTPWETCPDCQRRIRAEKLEGAGELQAWFIRKTEQFLAAHGKTLLGWDEITEDGLTPQSAVMWWRSWMPSTLTAALQNGHRVIESPSEFLYLNGELDRNTLSKVYGWEPLPESLRAWQEGLLGIQANMWTEDVPTADAAGERLFPRLLAVAETAWSAPEKRDFADFRRRLPLHLRQLERAGWNYRLDDVEGVCDDNVFIGAATVRLLPPESAELYYTLDGTVPDTASQRYTAPFSITDSCTLTLRCYNRRGVAAEIRRASFRPMRYAEPSADAGNLQNGLLVRWYDYDGDNCADIDEAPLQANFITDSVVIPDGVTGNIGLICDGYIDIPADGIYSFYTYSDDGSTLAIDGRTVVDNDGLHSRTERSGQAALRRGVHSFSLRYFDTNGGILEAGIIDSEGRRIPFSSRMLKH, encoded by the coding sequence ATGAAACACTTTGCATACCTGCTTCCGGTCTGCTGCCTGCTCTTCGCGGCCTGCCGGAAAGACTCCCCCGCCACCGAAATCATCCCGACGCCCCGCTCCGTAAAGGCCGGACAGGGAACGTTCGACCTCGGCGGCGGCATCCGCATCGCCCCGGCCGACCCGCTGCTCCGCCCGGCGGCCGACTACCTCGCACAACTGCTCCGGGAGGAAGACGTCGCGGCGGCTCAGGACGCCGGGAACGCCAATCTTTCGCTCGAACTCGATCCCCGGCTGCCGCAGCAGGGCTACACCCTGAAAATCACCCCGGCGCGGATCGAACTGCGCGGCGGCTCCTGCGAGGGCGTCGTTTCGGCAGCGGCATCACTGCGCCAGCTCCTGTGGAGCGGAAAGGGATCGCTGCCGGCACTCGAAATCGACGACGCCCCGCGCTTCGCATGGCGCGGCTTCATGCTCGACGTCGCGCGCCACTTCTTCACCAAGGAGGAGGTCATGTCGCTGACGGACCGGCTGGCCTGCTACAAGTTCAACCGCCTGCACCTGCACCTGACCGACGACCAAGGGTGGCGGATCGAAATCAAACGCTACCCGCTCCTGACCCGGCGCGGGGCATGGCGCACTCCGAACAAACACGACAGCGTCTGCCTGCGGCGCGCGGCCGACGAGCGCGACCCGAAATTTCTCCTCCCGGCAAAAAACATACGCCGCGAACAGGGCGAAATCCGCTACGGAGGTTACTACACGCAGGACGACATCCGCGAGATAGTCGCTTACGCGGCACAACGCGGCATCGAGGTCATTCCCGAAATCGACCTGCCGGGGCACTCGCTGGCGGCCATCGGCTGTTATCCGCAGCTGGCGTGCGACGGCCGCGGCGGGTGGGGCAAACACTTTTCGACACCGCTCTGCATCGGCCGCGACAGCACGATCGCCTTCTGCAAAAACGTGCTGACAGAGCTGTTCGATCTCTTTCCGTCGCAATACGTACATATCGGAGGCGACGAAGTGGAGCGCACGCCGTGGGAGACGTGCCCGGACTGCCAGCGGCGCATCCGGGCCGAGAAGCTGGAAGGCGCAGGCGAACTGCAGGCATGGTTCATCCGTAAAACGGAGCAGTTTCTGGCGGCACACGGCAAAACGCTGCTCGGCTGGGACGAGATCACCGAAGACGGGCTGACCCCGCAGAGCGCGGTGATGTGGTGGCGCAGCTGGATGCCCTCCACCCTGACCGCGGCGCTCCAGAACGGACACCGCGTCATTGAGTCGCCTTCGGAATTTCTCTACCTCAACGGCGAACTCGACCGCAACACGCTCAGCAAGGTTTACGGCTGGGAACCCCTTCCGGAATCCCTGCGGGCATGGCAAGAGGGCCTGCTCGGCATTCAGGCCAACATGTGGACCGAGGATGTCCCGACGGCCGACGCGGCGGGCGAGCGGCTCTTCCCGCGGCTGCTGGCCGTGGCCGAGACGGCATGGAGCGCTCCGGAAAAGCGGGACTTCGCCGATTTCCGGCGCCGTCTCCCCCTGCACCTGCGTCAGCTGGAACGCGCAGGCTGGAACTACCGGCTCGACGACGTCGAGGGCGTCTGCGACGACAACGTCTTTATCGGCGCCGCTACGGTACGTCTGCTGCCGCCCGAATCGGCCGAACTGTACTACACGCTCGACGGAACGGTTCCCGACACCGCGTCGCAACGCTACACCGCGCCGTTCAGCATCACCGACAGCTGCACGCTCACGCTGCGCTGCTACAACCGACGCGGCGTCGCGGCAGAGATTCGCCGGGCCTCGTTCCGCCCCATGCGCTACGCCGAACCGAGCGCCGATGCCGGGAACCTGCAAAACGGACTGTTGGTGCGCTGGTACGATTACGACGGCGACAACTGCGCGGACATCGACGAAGCGCCCCTGCAGGCGAATTTCATCACCGACAGCGTCGTTATTCCCGACGGCGTGACGGGCAACATCGGATTGATCTGCGACGGCTATATCGACATTCCGGCCGACGGCATCTATTCGTTTTACACCTATTCCGACGACGGAAGCACGCTTGCCATCGACGGGCGAACGGTCGTCGACAACGACGGCCTGCACTCCCGCACCGAACGCAGCGGACAGGCCGCCCTGCGGCGCGGCGTGCACTCCTTCTCGCTGCGCTACTTCGACACCAACGGCGGCATACTGGAGGCCGGAATCATCGACTCCGAAGGCCGGCGCATCCCGTTTTCGAGCCGGATGCTGAAACACTGA
- a CDS encoding energy transducer TonB family protein: protein MAENIPDNKPKTVRRPRLKLPFDNRKEDAGVWAYDHRIGLCVTIIAYLVLMIAFVSSKIVVGRRPHTQGMFIDLQTLAELEKERDRLEQQVRERQQQDPIDWKSVQNQVSNENALNEKLRDDRGTNAAALNDAAAEAERRMQANREAYEQGLAEERAIRERNGAGKDEERQDRKVKGRVTVSFSLTDPVRTSRSLNIPAYRCEGGGDVVVEITVNRAGEVVNARVQSGGDECMRESALRAARVSRFNIDQSAPARQQGTITYIFIPQ, encoded by the coding sequence ATGGCCGAGAATATACCCGACAATAAACCCAAGACGGTGCGCCGTCCGCGTCTCAAATTGCCGTTCGACAACCGCAAAGAGGATGCCGGCGTGTGGGCCTACGACCACCGCATCGGCTTGTGCGTGACCATTATAGCCTATCTTGTGCTGATGATCGCCTTCGTTTCGTCGAAGATCGTCGTCGGCCGCAGGCCCCACACGCAGGGAATGTTTATCGACCTGCAGACGCTGGCCGAACTGGAGAAGGAGCGCGACCGGCTCGAACAGCAGGTCCGCGAGCGGCAGCAGCAGGACCCGATAGACTGGAAAAGCGTTCAGAATCAGGTCTCCAACGAAAACGCCCTGAATGAGAAACTCCGCGACGACCGCGGCACCAACGCCGCGGCGCTGAACGACGCCGCGGCCGAAGCCGAGCGGCGCATGCAGGCCAACCGCGAAGCCTACGAGCAGGGGCTGGCCGAAGAGCGGGCCATCCGCGAGCGCAACGGCGCGGGAAAGGACGAGGAGCGTCAGGACCGCAAGGTCAAGGGCCGCGTGACGGTCTCCTTTTCGCTGACCGATCCGGTGCGCACCTCGCGCAGCCTCAATATCCCGGCCTACCGCTGCGAGGGCGGGGGCGACGTGGTTGTCGAAATCACGGTCAACCGTGCGGGCGAGGTGGTCAACGCCCGTGTGCAGAGCGGCGGCGACGAGTGCATGCGCGAATCGGCCCTGCGTGCGGCACGGGTTTCGCGCTTCAATATCGACCAGTCGGCCCCTGCGCGCCAGCAGGGGACGATTACGTACATTTTTATCCCGCAATAA
- a CDS encoding glycoside hydrolase family 3 N-terminal domain-containing protein, which translates to MKRLLLLTACAAAAACSADWRDTSLPPQKRAELLTAEMTLDEKIGQLTSPYGWEMYERHGDSVRLTDAFREAVQNGHIGMLWGTFRADPWTQKDLRTGLPPQLAARLANRMQRYAVQHSRLGIPLFLAEEAPHGHMAIGATTFPTAPGQASTWNPELIERMGKVIAAEIRLQGGHICYGPVLDIVRDPRWSRTEESYGEDCYLTARIGEAYVRGTGSGDLSQSRHALSTLKHFIAYGASEGGQNGGSNLLGERELRETYLPPFEAAVKAGARSVMTAYNSVDGIPCTANRRMLTDILRGEWGFDGFVVSDLLSIEGLHETHGVAGSVREAAVQALRAGVDADLKGGAFASLREAAEAGDVAEAEIDRAVERVLALKFEMGLFENPYIDEAAAAEVGCAAHSELALEAARQSVTLLENRSGTLPLDPRRLRRVAVIGPNADNIYNQLGDYTAQQTAANTVRDGLEKLLGRDRVVYSRGCTVRGGDRSEIAAAVSAARGTDAAVVVIGGSSARDFDTEFLQTGAAKAAHDEVRDMECGEGFDRATLALLGEQEELLRRIKATGTPLIVVCIAGRPLDLRRASEQADALLMAWYPGARGGDAVAETILGHNNPAGRLPITIPRAEGQIPVYYNKKRPANHDYTDLTAAPLYPFGYGLSYSTFEYGSLEARQSGDNVLEVSCRIRNTSDREGDEVVQLYISDMVASTVRPPRQLGGFRRIRLAPGEQRQVSFTLGDEALSLIDPQGRRVVEKGDFVIAVGSSSQDIRLQTTVTLE; encoded by the coding sequence ATGAAACGACTTTTACTGCTGACGGCGTGCGCGGCCGCCGCGGCATGCAGCGCCGACTGGCGCGACACAAGCCTTCCGCCGCAGAAACGGGCCGAACTGCTGACGGCCGAGATGACGCTCGACGAGAAGATCGGACAGCTGACGTCGCCTTACGGCTGGGAGATGTACGAACGGCACGGCGACTCGGTCCGTCTGACCGACGCTTTCCGCGAAGCGGTGCAAAACGGACATATCGGCATGTTGTGGGGTACGTTCCGCGCCGATCCATGGACGCAGAAAGACCTGCGGACGGGGCTGCCCCCGCAGCTGGCGGCGCGGCTGGCCAACCGAATGCAGCGCTACGCCGTGCAGCACTCGCGGCTGGGCATTCCCCTCTTCCTCGCTGAGGAAGCCCCCCACGGCCACATGGCCATCGGGGCCACGACATTCCCCACGGCGCCGGGACAGGCTTCGACATGGAACCCGGAGCTGATCGAACGCATGGGCAAGGTCATCGCCGCCGAAATCCGCCTGCAGGGCGGACATATCTGTTACGGTCCCGTGCTGGACATCGTCCGCGACCCGCGCTGGTCGCGCACCGAAGAGAGCTACGGCGAGGACTGTTACCTGACGGCGCGCATCGGTGAAGCCTATGTCCGCGGCACGGGTTCCGGCGACCTCTCACAGTCGCGGCACGCCCTCTCGACACTCAAGCACTTCATCGCCTACGGCGCATCGGAGGGCGGCCAGAACGGCGGAAGCAACCTGCTGGGCGAACGCGAACTGCGCGAGACCTACCTGCCGCCGTTCGAAGCAGCCGTAAAGGCCGGAGCGCGCTCGGTGATGACGGCCTACAACTCGGTAGACGGCATTCCCTGCACGGCCAACCGCCGCATGCTGACCGACATCCTGCGCGGCGAATGGGGCTTCGACGGCTTCGTGGTCTCCGACCTGCTGAGCATCGAAGGGCTGCACGAGACGCACGGCGTGGCCGGAAGCGTCCGGGAAGCCGCCGTGCAGGCATTGCGGGCGGGCGTGGACGCAGACCTGAAGGGCGGCGCCTTCGCCTCACTCCGCGAGGCCGCGGAAGCGGGCGACGTCGCCGAAGCGGAGATCGACCGGGCCGTGGAGCGCGTGCTGGCCCTGAAGTTCGAAATGGGACTGTTCGAGAACCCCTATATCGACGAAGCTGCCGCCGCGGAGGTCGGATGCGCCGCCCACTCGGAGCTGGCGCTCGAAGCGGCCCGGCAGTCGGTGACGCTGCTCGAAAACCGCAGCGGCACCCTGCCGCTCGATCCCCGGCGCCTGCGGCGGGTAGCCGTCATCGGTCCCAACGCCGACAACATCTACAACCAGTTAGGGGATTATACGGCCCAGCAGACAGCGGCGAACACCGTCCGGGACGGGCTGGAAAAACTGCTGGGGCGCGACCGCGTCGTCTACAGCCGCGGCTGTACGGTGCGCGGCGGCGATCGGTCGGAAATCGCGGCGGCCGTCTCCGCGGCCCGCGGCACAGATGCGGCGGTCGTGGTCATCGGCGGATCGAGCGCCCGCGACTTCGACACGGAATTCCTGCAAACGGGCGCGGCCAAAGCCGCGCACGACGAGGTGCGCGACATGGAGTGCGGCGAAGGTTTCGACCGAGCGACGCTCGCGCTGCTCGGAGAACAGGAAGAGCTGCTGCGGCGCATAAAGGCGACGGGAACGCCGCTTATCGTGGTCTGCATCGCAGGCCGTCCGCTCGACCTGCGCAGGGCCTCCGAACAGGCCGACGCCCTGCTGATGGCGTGGTATCCGGGCGCACGGGGCGGCGACGCCGTCGCCGAGACGATCTTGGGCCACAACAACCCCGCGGGCCGTCTGCCCATCACCATTCCCCGCGCCGAAGGGCAAATTCCCGTCTACTACAACAAAAAACGGCCTGCGAACCACGACTACACCGATCTCACGGCCGCGCCGCTCTATCCGTTCGGTTACGGGCTGAGTTACTCGACATTCGAATACGGCAGCCTCGAAGCGCGGCAGAGCGGCGACAACGTTCTCGAAGTCAGCTGCCGCATACGCAACACCTCGGACCGCGAAGGCGACGAAGTCGTACAGCTCTACATCTCGGACATGGTCGCCTCGACGGTACGCCCACCCAGACAGCTCGGCGGCTTCCGGCGCATCCGGCTCGCACCGGGCGAACAGCGGCAGGTAAGCTTTACGCTCGGAGACGAAGCGCTATCGCTTATCGACCCGCAGGGCCGCCGCGTGGTGGAAAAGGGCGACTTCGTCATCGCCGTCGGCTCGTCGTCGCAAGATATCCGCCTGCAAACAACCGTCACACTCGAATAA
- a CDS encoding GH92 family glycosyl hydrolase, translating to MKRIIFLPAIAALLCGACSSAVPEDYTQYVDPYIGTGDHGHVFMGANVPFGFVQLGPTSIPQTWDWCSGYNYADTTVIGFGHTHLSGTGIGDLNDISLMPVVGKVTPGRGTAGDPSSGMWSRFSRADERCAPGYYATRLLRYGIGVELTASPRVGMSRYAFPASDDAGIVLDLENGQGWDRSTDCGITACSDRTVEGWRYSTGWADDQRVYFHAEFSKPFERIVFTGADTLSADGRSARGRKLYGRFGFRTEENERITVKVGLSAVSAENARRNMQAECPGWDFEAVREATRRAWNGELSKIRIETADPAVRRIFYTALYHTMIAPSLFCDVNGDYRGADGAVRRDTTFTNYTTFSLWDTYRAAHPLLTLIHPEKVGDLINTMLRIHEQQGKLPVWHLMGCETDCMVGNPAIPVVADALLKGFGGFDRAKAYEAMKSSAMRDDRRLDLYKRYGYIPYEFNESVGYCLEYAIADWALAQAAQREGRREDYDYFLARSKAYRHYFDPSTGFIRGRSASGAWRTPFDPFHSRHMEQDYTEGNAWQYTWLVPHDIEGLMECFGGRERFVGKLDSLFLAEGDMGAHASPDISGLIGQYAHGNEPSHHITYIYTMIGQPWKCAEKVRRILGELYHDRPEGLCGNEDVGQMSAWYVLSALGMYQTEPAGGRYFFGSPAVDGATLRVRGGEFRITAADNSPENIYIQRITLNGEAYRKYYIDYAEITAGGELRFEMGPEPADWTKQQPL from the coding sequence ATGAAACGCATCATCTTTCTCCCGGCAATCGCCGCGCTGCTCTGCGGCGCATGCAGTTCCGCCGTGCCGGAGGATTACACGCAATACGTCGATCCCTACATCGGCACGGGCGACCACGGACACGTCTTCATGGGCGCCAACGTCCCGTTCGGATTCGTACAGCTCGGTCCGACGAGCATCCCGCAGACATGGGACTGGTGCTCCGGCTACAATTACGCCGACACGACCGTCATCGGGTTCGGTCACACGCACCTGAGCGGCACGGGCATCGGCGACCTGAACGACATCTCGCTGATGCCGGTCGTCGGCAAAGTCACGCCGGGACGCGGCACGGCCGGCGATCCGTCGTCGGGCATGTGGTCCCGTTTCAGCCGCGCCGACGAACGGTGCGCGCCGGGCTACTATGCCACTCGCCTGCTGCGCTACGGCATCGGCGTCGAGCTGACCGCCTCGCCGCGCGTCGGAATGAGCCGCTACGCCTTCCCCGCATCGGACGACGCGGGTATCGTCCTCGACCTCGAAAACGGGCAGGGCTGGGACCGCTCCACCGACTGCGGCATCACCGCATGCAGCGACCGTACGGTCGAGGGCTGGCGATATTCGACGGGCTGGGCCGACGACCAGCGCGTCTACTTCCACGCCGAATTCTCGAAGCCCTTCGAACGGATCGTCTTCACCGGCGCGGATACGCTCTCCGCCGACGGCCGCTCGGCCCGCGGGCGGAAACTCTACGGACGCTTCGGTTTTCGGACGGAGGAGAACGAACGCATCACCGTCAAGGTCGGGCTTTCGGCCGTTTCCGCGGAAAATGCCCGGCGGAACATGCAGGCGGAGTGCCCCGGCTGGGATTTCGAAGCCGTGCGCGAAGCCACCCGCAGGGCATGGAACGGCGAGTTGTCGAAAATCCGCATCGAAACAGCCGATCCGGCGGTGCGACGGATCTTCTACACAGCGCTTTACCACACCATGATCGCGCCGTCGCTCTTCTGCGACGTGAACGGCGACTACCGCGGCGCCGACGGAGCGGTCCGCCGCGACACGACCTTCACCAATTACACCACCTTCTCGCTTTGGGACACCTACCGCGCGGCGCATCCCCTGCTGACGCTCATCCATCCCGAAAAGGTCGGCGACCTGATCAATACGATGCTGCGCATCCACGAACAGCAGGGCAAACTTCCCGTCTGGCACCTGATGGGCTGCGAAACCGACTGCATGGTCGGCAATCCGGCCATCCCCGTGGTGGCCGACGCCCTGCTGAAAGGATTCGGCGGCTTCGACCGGGCGAAAGCCTACGAAGCGATGAAGAGTTCGGCCATGCGCGACGACCGGAGGCTGGACCTCTACAAGAGGTACGGATATATTCCCTATGAGTTCAACGAATCGGTCGGATACTGTCTCGAATACGCCATCGCGGACTGGGCACTGGCGCAGGCCGCGCAGCGCGAAGGCAGACGGGAGGATTACGACTATTTCCTCGCCCGCAGCAAGGCCTACCGCCATTATTTCGACCCCTCGACCGGGTTTATCCGCGGCAGATCGGCGTCGGGCGCATGGCGCACGCCTTTCGATCCGTTCCACTCGCGCCACATGGAGCAGGACTACACCGAAGGCAACGCATGGCAGTACACATGGCTCGTGCCGCACGACATCGAAGGACTCATGGAGTGCTTCGGCGGCCGGGAACGCTTCGTCGGGAAGCTCGACTCGCTGTTCCTCGCCGAAGGCGACATGGGCGCGCACGCTTCGCCCGACATATCGGGGCTGATCGGCCAGTACGCCCACGGCAACGAGCCGAGCCACCACATAACCTATATCTACACGATGATCGGGCAACCGTGGAAATGCGCCGAGAAGGTGCGCCGCATCCTCGGCGAACTCTACCACGACCGTCCGGAAGGACTCTGCGGCAACGAGGACGTCGGGCAGATGTCGGCATGGTACGTACTCTCGGCGCTGGGCATGTATCAGACGGAGCCGGCCGGCGGACGCTATTTCTTCGGCTCGCCCGCCGTAGACGGCGCGACGCTGCGGGTCCGCGGCGGGGAATTCCGCATCACGGCTGCGGACAATTCGCCGGAGAACATCTACATACAGCGCATTACGCTCAACGGCGAAGCGTACCGAAAATATTACATCGATTACGCGGAGATCACCGCAGGCGGGGAACTCCGCTTCGAAATGGGTCCCGAACCCGCAGACTGGACAAAACAGCAACCCCTATGA
- a CDS encoding bifunctional UDP-3-O-[3-hydroxymyristoyl] N-acetylglucosamine deacetylase/3-hydroxyacyl-ACP dehydratase: protein MSTKQQTLKAPISFSGKGLHTGVKVTMTVNPADADTGIVFRRTDIEGQPIIPALCDNVVDTSRGTTIESGGHRVSTIEHIMSALWTLGVDNAVIDIDAGETPIMDGSACAYAKAITEVGITDQQAERKFYHVTEKMVYTIPEKGVAIILYPDDEFSVSLHVDYNSKVIGNQYATFNPGDNFADKIAPCRTFVFLHELEPLMKMNLIKGGDLDNAIVVVENPVPDEQLEHLKKIFNKPDIEINAGYLNNLELRCNNELARHKLLDLLGDFALLGVRIKGRVWATRPGHYANTEFMKQLKHTIRKAGEKPRYQYDCRKPPLYDINDIRHLLPHRPPFLLVDRIFHRDATDVAGIKNVTMNEPFFVGHFPDEPVMPGVLIVEAMAQCSGILVLGDVPDPENYSTYFMKIDGVKFKRKVVPGDTLQFEIHLLEPIRRGVAVVEAKAFVGETLACEAVLMAQVVKNKK from the coding sequence ATGTCGACAAAACAACAAACGCTGAAGGCCCCGATCTCTTTCTCCGGCAAGGGCCTCCATACGGGTGTCAAAGTGACCATGACCGTGAACCCCGCCGATGCGGACACCGGAATCGTATTCCGCCGCACGGACATCGAGGGTCAACCCATAATTCCCGCCTTGTGCGACAACGTCGTAGACACTTCGCGCGGTACGACCATCGAATCCGGCGGTCACCGCGTAAGCACGATCGAACACATCATGTCGGCGCTCTGGACGCTGGGCGTGGACAACGCCGTAATCGACATCGACGCGGGCGAAACCCCGATCATGGACGGTTCGGCCTGCGCCTATGCCAAGGCCATCACCGAAGTCGGCATCACCGACCAGCAGGCCGAGCGCAAGTTCTACCACGTGACCGAAAAGATGGTCTACACGATCCCCGAAAAGGGCGTGGCGATCATCCTCTACCCCGACGACGAATTCTCCGTCTCGCTGCACGTGGACTACAACTCGAAGGTGATCGGCAACCAATACGCCACCTTCAACCCCGGCGACAACTTCGCCGACAAAATCGCCCCGTGCCGCACGTTCGTCTTCCTGCACGAGCTGGAACCGCTGATGAAGATGAACCTCATCAAGGGCGGCGATCTGGACAACGCCATCGTCGTGGTCGAGAACCCCGTTCCGGACGAGCAGCTGGAGCACCTCAAGAAGATCTTCAACAAGCCCGACATCGAGATCAACGCAGGCTACCTGAACAACCTCGAACTGCGCTGCAACAACGAGCTGGCGCGCCACAAGCTGCTCGACCTGCTGGGCGACTTCGCACTGCTGGGCGTACGCATCAAGGGCCGCGTCTGGGCAACCCGCCCCGGCCATTACGCCAACACGGAGTTCATGAAGCAGCTCAAGCACACCATCCGCAAGGCCGGCGAGAAGCCCCGCTACCAGTACGACTGCCGCAAGCCGCCCCTCTACGACATCAACGACATCCGCCACCTGCTGCCCCACCGCCCGCCGTTCCTGCTGGTGGACCGCATTTTCCACCGCGACGCCACCGACGTGGCCGGCATCAAGAACGTCACGATGAACGAGCCGTTCTTCGTGGGACACTTCCCCGACGAACCCGTCATGCCGGGCGTGCTGATCGTCGAAGCCATGGCGCAGTGCAGCGGCATTCTGGTGCTGGGCGACGTGCCCGATCCCGAAAACTACTCGACCTACTTCATGAAGATCGACGGGGTCAAATTCAAGCGCAAAGTCGTTCCGGGCGACACGCTTCAGTTCGAAATCCACCTGCTGGAACCCATCCGCCGCGGCGTGGCCGTCGTGGAGGCCAAAGCCTTCGTGGGCGAAACGCTCGCATGCGAGGCCGTCCTGATGGCGCAGGTCGTAAAAAATAAAAAGTAA